In Strigops habroptila isolate Jane chromosome 4, bStrHab1.2.pri, whole genome shotgun sequence, a single genomic region encodes these proteins:
- the NT5M gene encoding 5'(3')-deoxyribonucleotidase, mitochondrial, translating into MILLSSFLHLRPRRCGPFAGLGRGPSPAVGSRRALRVLVDMDGVLADFEGGFLKKFRARYPDKPYIALEDRRGFWVSEQYGRLGPELSEKAISIWESKNFFIELDPLPGAVEAVKQMANLADTDVFICTSPIKKYRYCPYEKYAWVEKHFGPEFLEQIVLTRDKTVVSADLLIDDRPDITGAELNPSWEHVLFTACHNKHLQLKPPSRRLQSWTDDWKAILDSKRLPPSQAT; encoded by the exons ATGATTTTGCTGAGCAGCTTCTTGCACCTCCGGCCTCGGCGCTGCGGCCCCTTcgcagggctgggcaggggtcccagccctgcagtgggGTCCCGCAGGGCTCTGCGGGTGCTGGTGGACATGGATGGGGTGCTGGCTGACTTCGAAGGAGGCTTCCTCAAGAAGTTCAGAGCCAGGTATCCCGACAAGCCCTACATTGCCCTGGAGGACCGGAGGGGCTTCTGGGTGTCGGAGCAATACGGGCGCCTGGGACCTGAGCTGAGT GAGAAAGCCATCAGCATCTGGGAATCCAAGAACTTCTTCATCGAGCTGGACCCGCTCCCTGGGGCTGTGGAAGCTGTGAAGCAAATGGCAAACTTGGCAGA CACCGATGTGTTCATCTGCACAAGCCCCATCAAGAAGTACCGCTACTGCCCTTACGAGAAG TACGCCTGGGTGGAGAAGCACTTCGGCCCCGAGTTTCTGGAGCAGATCGTTTTGACACGAGATAAGACAGTGGTTTCTGCTGACCTGCTTATAGATGACAGACCTGACATAACAG GGGCCGAGCTGAACCCGAGCTGGGAGCACGTGCTCTTCACAGCCTGCCACAACAAGCACCTGCAGCTGAAGCCCCCCAGCCGCAGGCTGCAGTCCTGGACCGATGACTGGAAGGCCATTCTGGACAGCAAACGCCTGCCACCCAGCCAGGCCACCTAA